The following are encoded in a window of Syngnathoides biaculeatus isolate LvHL_M chromosome 3, ASM1980259v1, whole genome shotgun sequence genomic DNA:
- the bdnf gene encoding brain-derived neurotrophic factor has translation MTILFLTMVISYFSCMRAVPLRDAPGMQGHRTEGYLGAAAAATVARGRGTPQSGGGPGQRGMPSLTDTFEQVIEELLEVEGEAEAAHMGQGADKSQGGGGLTSVIDAENKDVDMYDSRVMISNQVPLEPPLLFLLEEYKNYLDAANMSMRVRRHSDPSRRGELSVCDSISQWVTAVDKKTAIDMSGHTVTVMEKVPVPNGQLKQYFYETKCNPLGYTKDGCRGIDKRHYNSQCRTTQSYVRALTMDSKKKIGWRFIRIDTSCVCTLTIKKGR, from the coding sequence ATGACCATCCTGTTCCTTACTATGGTTATTTCATACTTCAGTTGCATGAGAGCTGTGCCCCTGAGAGACGCCCCGGGCATGCAGGGCCATCGAACGGAAGGCTACCTGGGCGCCGCTGCCGCTGCGACGGTCGCGAGAGGCCGGGGGACTCCGCAGAGTGGTGGCGGGCCAGGCCAGCGTGGGATGCCCTCGCTCACAGACACCTTTGAGCAGGTGATAGAGGAGCTGCTGGAGGTGGAGGGGGAGGCAGAGGCGGCACATATGGGACAGGGGGCAGATAAGAGCCAGGGAGGCGGGGGTCTCACTTCAGTCATTGACGCAGAAAACAAGGATGTCGACATGTATGACTCGCGGGTAATGATCAGCAACCAAGTGCCTTTGGAGCCACCGTTGCTCTTTCTTCTGGAGGAATACAAAAACTATCTGGATGCTGCTAATATGTCCATGAGAGTGCGCCGGCACTCTGACCCCTCTCGACGTGGAGAGCTCAGCGTGTGTGACAGTATTAGCCAGTGGGTGACAGCGGTGGATAAAAAGACGGCAATAGACATGTCGGGGCACACAGTTACTGTCATGGAAAAGGTTCCCGTCCCCAACGGCCAACTGAAGCAATACTTTTACGAGACCAAATGCAACCCCTTGGGGTACACAAAGGACGGCTGCAGAGGAATAGACAAGCGGCATTATAATTCCCAATGCAGGACAACCCAGTCCTACGTGCGAGCTCTCACCATGGATAGCAAAAAGAAGATTGGCTGGCGCTTTATAAGGATAGACACTTCCTGTGTATGCACATTGACCATTAAAAAAGGGAGATAG